The following proteins come from a genomic window of Nostoc sp. ATCC 53789:
- a CDS encoding peptide ligase PGM1-related protein, which yields MAILNISELEQAEKFRQLQLTLRDRWKTIESFDNSEADILIIPSLSLDQRELQKIEGCEHYEERLLFSLIRLQNPRTRLVYVTSVPLHPSIIDYYLQLLPGIPFSHARNRLLLLSTYDSSLKPLSQKILERPRLLERIHQSLRLDKSFMICYNSSHWEGELSLKLGVPLYAAAPDLQIWGTKSGSRQIFAESGVPHPDGSEKIWNHTDLAEATSDLWERQPTLKRVVVKLNEGISGEGNALLDLRPIENLAPGIGTHAQRVAAISDRFSTMRFQAKLETWDNFSGRIPELGAIAEAFVEGEIKRSPSVQGRITPTGKVEILSTHDQILGGPDGQIYLGCSFPADESYRLQLQQLGLQVGRKLAEKGTLERFGVDFITVDKGNGEWDIQAIEINLRKGGTTHPFMTLKLLTNGRYDLSTGLFYSQQGRPKYYIATDNLQKERYQGLLPNDLMDIIAEHRLHFDTGTETGTVFHLMGCLSQFGKLGLTSIGDSPQQAQDIYNKVVKFLDEETRSENHDFSAFSDYSFPVAWDEHR from the coding sequence ATGGCAATACTAAATATTTCCGAGTTAGAGCAGGCTGAAAAGTTTCGCCAATTACAATTAACCCTGCGCGATCGCTGGAAAACGATCGAGTCATTTGACAATAGTGAAGCGGATATTTTAATTATTCCCTCCCTGAGTCTTGACCAGCGCGAACTCCAAAAGATTGAAGGGTGCGAACATTATGAAGAAAGATTACTATTTTCTTTAATTCGGTTGCAGAATCCCCGGACTCGACTGGTTTATGTAACATCAGTACCACTGCATCCTAGTATCATTGATTATTATCTGCAACTTTTGCCAGGAATTCCCTTTTCTCATGCTCGCAATCGCTTGCTGCTACTTTCTACTTACGATTCTTCCCTTAAACCTCTTAGTCAAAAGATTTTAGAACGCCCCCGTCTACTAGAGCGGATTCATCAATCTTTGAGGCTAGATAAATCATTTATGATCTGCTACAACTCTTCGCACTGGGAAGGCGAATTGTCTTTAAAATTGGGTGTACCACTGTATGCTGCTGCACCAGATTTACAGATTTGGGGGACAAAAAGTGGCAGTCGGCAAATCTTCGCTGAAAGCGGAGTTCCGCATCCAGATGGTAGCGAAAAAATTTGGAACCACACAGATTTAGCAGAAGCTACCAGTGATTTGTGGGAAAGACAACCAACATTAAAACGGGTAGTGGTAAAACTCAACGAAGGCATTTCGGGAGAGGGAAATGCCTTGCTCGATCTGAGGCCAATTGAGAATTTAGCACCAGGTATTGGTACTCATGCTCAAAGGGTAGCAGCAATTAGCGATCGCTTCTCAACAATGCGTTTTCAAGCAAAACTTGAGACTTGGGATAATTTTTCGGGAAGAATCCCGGAATTAGGGGCAATTGCCGAAGCATTTGTAGAAGGGGAAATAAAGCGATCGCCCAGTGTCCAAGGACGGATCACACCCACTGGTAAAGTGGAAATCCTTTCAACTCACGACCAAATTCTCGGAGGCCCAGACGGTCAGATTTATCTTGGTTGTAGCTTCCCGGCTGATGAAAGCTATCGATTGCAATTACAACAATTAGGACTACAAGTTGGTAGAAAGCTAGCAGAGAAAGGTACTTTAGAGCGATTTGGCGTAGATTTTATCACCGTTGACAAGGGTAATGGTGAGTGGGATATTCAAGCGATCGAAATTAATCTGCGTAAAGGTGGCACAACTCATCCATTCATGACCCTGAAATTATTAACAAACGGTCGCTATGACCTTTCCACAGGCTTATTTTATAGTCAGCAAGGTCGTCCAAAATACTACATTGCTACTGATAATTTGCAAAAAGAGCGCTATCAGGGATTGTTACCTAATGATTTGATGGATATCATCGCTGAACATAGACTACACTTTGACACTGGTACAGAGACTGGCACAGTGTTTCATCTCATGGGTTGTCTTTCGCAGTTTGGCAAGTTAGGATTAACCAGCATCGGTGATTCTCCGCAACAAGCACAAGATATTTATAACAAAGTTGTCAAGTTTTTGGATGAAGAAACCCGCAGTGAAAATCATGATTTCTCGGCGTTTTCAGATTATTCTTTTCCTGTAGCTTGGGATGAACATAGGTAA
- a CDS encoding DUF4255 domain-containing protein: MSNVLSIAAVTAVLKVLLENGLVSDPIAASVGDVIVTALPPDRISVEADERAQINLFLYQVTQNRNVDWVSQEFRSRHSRINGNTSSQSPPLALDLHYLLTAYGAKDFQAELLLGYAMHLLHKTPAITSDIIENTLINASTTNTSSAFSQAVASVSVPDLAEQIGQIKLTPEFFNMEETSKLWSALQTHYRPSATYLASMVLIESSKPENSEVYIMPLSQPTIEQVMASAKTEQTIVTGTTLVIRGKRLRGEITRIRLSHRETLLVPHDVKETQISLLIPSDLYASVQTIQVVHLTMGNAGQTDYLFESNVAAFVIHPTITAFVAQVENSGENLRTAEITVKFQPKVGKAQRVVLLLNEVSVNSPVAYSFLVAPRTEDTDAITIPVKNVKPGTYIVRVQVDGAESPLHKKNQSGAYDSPQVTIL, encoded by the coding sequence ATGAGTAATGTACTCTCTATAGCCGCCGTGACAGCAGTACTAAAAGTCTTGCTGGAAAATGGCTTAGTCAGCGATCCGATCGCTGCGAGTGTTGGTGATGTGATTGTAACTGCCCTACCGCCCGATCGAATTTCAGTTGAAGCTGACGAGCGGGCTCAAATCAACCTGTTTCTTTATCAAGTAACACAGAACCGCAATGTCGATTGGGTATCTCAGGAATTTCGCAGCAGGCATTCACGTATAAATGGAAACACATCCTCTCAAAGCCCGCCACTAGCTCTTGATCTCCATTACTTACTAACAGCGTATGGAGCTAAGGATTTTCAGGCGGAGCTTTTATTGGGCTATGCAATGCATTTATTACACAAAACACCAGCCATCACATCGGATATTATTGAGAATACTCTGATAAATGCCTCTACAACCAATACCTCAAGCGCTTTTTCGCAAGCTGTAGCAAGTGTATCTGTACCTGATTTAGCTGAACAAATTGGTCAGATTAAACTGACTCCAGAGTTTTTTAACATGGAAGAAACTTCTAAATTATGGTCTGCGTTACAAACACACTATCGACCTTCAGCTACCTATCTGGCATCAATGGTATTGATTGAGAGTAGCAAACCTGAAAATTCTGAAGTCTACATAATGCCCTTGTCTCAACCGACTATAGAGCAAGTTATGGCTTCGGCAAAGACGGAGCAAACGATTGTTACGGGCACAACATTAGTAATTCGTGGTAAACGTTTACGCGGTGAGATTACCCGAATCCGTTTGAGTCATCGGGAGACTTTATTAGTACCTCATGATGTTAAAGAAACACAAATTAGCCTGTTAATCCCATCAGATTTATACGCAAGTGTGCAGACTATCCAAGTTGTACATCTAACAATGGGCAATGCAGGACAAACAGATTATCTATTTGAATCAAACGTTGCAGCTTTTGTCATCCATCCAACAATTACGGCATTTGTCGCTCAAGTGGAAAATAGCGGTGAAAATTTACGCACAGCAGAAATTACCGTTAAATTCCAGCCCAAAGTTGGTAAGGCACAGCGAGTAGTTTTGCTACTCAATGAAGTATCAGTTAATAGTCCGGTAGCTTACTCTTTCTTGGTTGCACCACGCACTGAAGACACCGATGCAATTACTATTCCTGTCAAAAATGTAAAACCAGGGACTTATATTGTTCGGGTGCAAGTAGATGGGGCAGAAAGTCCACTGCACAAGAAGAATCAGTCTGGAGCTTATGATTCGCCACAGGTGACAATCTTATGA
- a CDS encoding ATP-binding protein: protein MNATTNHNWDEANYRYLSAALAVVRGILENHTAKEQNESVEKNQENLQQALQEAAAAMPAPSALERVCKIFSLSSFERDLLLLCAGMELNGDFAKLCAITHGDLQRAYPTLSLGLSALPNVHWDAIAPNAPLRHWRLIQIGDGHALTLSPVRIDERILHYLTGIQYLDERLAGIIEPLPEVSDLVPSHQDLAERVAAVWSQADKINSLPIVQLCSSETTSKRAIAAAICQLQGLSLWVMPAQLIPLVPSELDNLIRLWTRETILSKCALLIDCNELDNNDMARLNAIARFIERTKGFLIVTSRERIGLGQRLVVNFDVHQPTSKEQGTVWQDALGSMASQMNGQVKTLVDQFNLSAATIRAACAEAAGQLAQKPDNDITSILWDACRVQARPRLDELAQRIEPSGDWEDLVLPEAQKQVLREIAAHVRQRSTVYNNWGFGGKSARGLGISALFAGASGTGKTLGAEVLAQKLRLDLYRIDLSSVVSKYIGETEKNLRRVFDAAEQGGVILLFDEADALFGKRSEVKDARDRYANIEVSYLLQRMESYPGLAVLTTNLKSAIDTAFLRRIRFVVQFPFPDTTQRAEIWRRVFPADTPTADLDALQLARLNVAGGNIRNIALNAAFLAADAGEAVQMKHVLRAAQTEYSKLEKPLTDAEVGGWM from the coding sequence ATGAATGCTACAACAAATCACAATTGGGATGAGGCAAACTACCGCTATCTATCAGCAGCCCTTGCCGTAGTGCGTGGGATTTTAGAAAATCACACAGCAAAAGAGCAAAATGAATCTGTAGAGAAAAATCAAGAGAATTTACAGCAAGCTTTACAGGAAGCGGCGGCTGCAATGCCTGCGCCATCGGCATTGGAGAGAGTATGCAAAATATTTAGCCTCTCATCCTTTGAACGTGATTTGTTGTTGTTGTGTGCAGGTATGGAGTTGAATGGAGATTTTGCTAAATTGTGTGCCATAACACACGGAGATTTACAACGAGCTTACCCAACTTTAAGTTTAGGTTTGTCCGCTTTACCTAACGTCCACTGGGATGCGATCGCTCCAAATGCTCCCTTACGTCATTGGCGGTTAATTCAAATTGGTGATGGTCATGCCTTGACTCTCAGTCCCGTCAGAATTGACGAACGAATTTTACATTATCTCACGGGCATTCAATATCTTGACGAACGATTAGCTGGCATCATTGAACCATTACCAGAGGTTAGCGATCTAGTCCCCTCGCACCAAGATTTAGCAGAGCGAGTTGCAGCAGTTTGGTCGCAAGCTGACAAAATTAATAGCTTACCAATCGTGCAGCTATGTAGTAGCGAAACAACTAGCAAACGCGCCATTGCCGCGGCCATTTGTCAACTCCAGGGTTTAAGTTTGTGGGTAATGCCTGCACAACTGATTCCCTTAGTACCTAGTGAGTTAGATAATCTCATCCGCCTATGGACTCGTGAGACGATTTTAAGTAAGTGTGCGTTACTCATAGACTGCAACGAACTAGATAATAATGATATGGCGCGGCTGAATGCGATCGCTCGTTTCATCGAACGCACCAAGGGCTTTTTAATAGTTACGAGTCGAGAACGGATTGGACTAGGACAACGCCTGGTAGTTAATTTTGACGTACATCAACCAACTAGCAAAGAACAAGGTACAGTTTGGCAAGATGCCCTAGGTTCAATGGCATCACAAATGAACGGGCAAGTTAAAACCCTAGTGGATCAGTTTAACCTAAGTGCCGCAACCATCCGGGCTGCTTGTGCAGAAGCCGCAGGACAGTTAGCACAAAAACCAGACAACGATATCACGAGCATTTTATGGGATGCCTGCCGTGTGCAAGCACGTCCGCGTTTGGATGAACTCGCCCAACGGATTGAGCCATCTGGTGATTGGGAAGATTTGGTATTGCCAGAGGCACAGAAACAAGTTCTCCGAGAAATTGCGGCTCATGTGCGTCAACGCAGTACTGTATATAACAATTGGGGTTTTGGTGGCAAGAGTGCTAGAGGATTGGGAATTAGTGCTTTATTCGCAGGTGCTAGCGGCACTGGTAAAACCTTGGGGGCAGAAGTACTCGCCCAGAAATTGCGCCTCGACCTTTATCGGATTGATCTATCATCGGTAGTTAGCAAATATATTGGCGAAACAGAAAAGAATTTGCGCCGGGTATTTGATGCTGCTGAACAAGGCGGGGTGATTTTGTTATTTGATGAAGCTGATGCTTTATTTGGCAAACGTAGTGAAGTTAAAGATGCCCGCGATCGCTATGCCAATATTGAAGTTAGCTATCTGTTGCAACGGATGGAAAGCTACCCAGGTTTAGCAGTCTTAACAACAAACCTGAAAAGTGCAATTGATACAGCCTTTTTGCGCCGGATTCGCTTCGTGGTGCAATTCCCCTTCCCCGATACAACACAACGAGCCGAGATTTGGCGGCGCGTCTTTCCCGCCGACACCCCAACCGCAGACTTAGATGCTCTGCAACTAGCACGGCTAAATGTCGCTGGGGGTAATATCCGTAACATAGCCTTAAATGCAGCTTTCCTCGCCGCCGATGCCGGGGAAGCAGTGCAGATGAAACACGTATTACGGGCTGCTCAGACGGAATATAGCAAGTTAGAGAAACCTTTAACTGATGCGGAAGTTGGGGGGTGGATGTGA
- a CDS encoding protein kinase, translated as MKSPPPSNSWIGRLVGDNERYRLDKRLGGGGMGDVFLATDTRVGQQVALKLLKDTLVASQEMRKRFEREVAVCAALQSDHIVKISDCGFTPEGFPFYVMEYLRGQTLRQLLLREKRLSVERAVKIMAQVCKGLQLAHQGVTLQREGGKSTEHIQVIHRDLKPDNIFLVPTDLGEWVKVLDFGVAKIRSESSENHNITNITSTFIGTFRYAPPEQIQSDKNLDARGDIYSLGIILYEMLSAADPFGISIKGSHVSEASWVLAHAYEPPKPLRSQPGCEHYSTELEAVVMKCLHKNPANRFATVEELNLALQAAAKSVTNTINLPKKATGQSQPSYNQGSNNETVPRQSNDDTVYRPPSAYNQGSNHETVPRQSNDDTVLRPPSAYNQGSNHETVPRQSNDDTVLRPPSAYNQGSNHETIPRQFNPIEQNQSEETVPPLQPGYNQGSNHETVPRQFNPVEQSPQSPVNNPNPRKPDVTLYQPRPGANQGGQQVPPDKTLFQPRPGANQGRQQVPPDKTLFQPRPGANQGGQQVPPDKTLFQPRPGANQGGQQVPPDKTLFQPRPGANQGGQQVPPDKTLFQPRPGANQDRPQVPPDVTLYQPRSASSQGRRQVPLDDTIYQPKLSEQLATKITPNFLRILGVVLAIGLTLALVAYIYTQSRKEPSNQESLPNSDRIQN; from the coding sequence ATGAAATCCCCACCTCCTTCAAATTCTTGGATTGGTCGCTTGGTAGGTGATAACGAGCGATATCGTTTAGACAAACGGTTAGGCGGGGGTGGCATGGGAGATGTCTTCCTGGCAACGGACACCCGTGTGGGTCAACAGGTAGCATTGAAGTTGCTCAAAGATACGCTGGTGGCATCACAAGAAATGAGAAAGCGTTTTGAGCGTGAGGTAGCAGTTTGTGCTGCTTTGCAAAGTGACCACATAGTTAAAATTAGTGATTGTGGATTCACCCCAGAAGGCTTTCCATTTTACGTAATGGAATATTTACGCGGGCAAACGCTCAGACAATTACTGCTGCGCGAGAAGCGGCTATCTGTTGAGCGGGCGGTAAAAATTATGGCGCAAGTTTGCAAAGGTTTACAGCTTGCCCATCAAGGGGTTACTCTCCAACGGGAAGGCGGAAAAAGTACTGAACATATTCAGGTAATTCATCGTGACCTGAAACCAGATAATATATTTTTAGTACCTACAGATTTGGGTGAGTGGGTGAAGGTTTTGGATTTTGGTGTTGCCAAAATTCGGAGTGAATCTTCAGAAAATCACAATATTACAAATATTACCAGTACTTTTATTGGGACATTTCGTTATGCGCCTCCTGAGCAAATCCAAAGCGATAAAAACCTGGATGCAAGGGGTGATATTTACAGTTTAGGAATTATCCTTTATGAAATGCTGAGTGCTGCCGATCCTTTTGGAATCAGCATTAAGGGTAGTCATGTCAGCGAGGCTTCTTGGGTATTAGCTCATGCCTATGAACCACCAAAGCCACTGCGATCGCAGCCAGGTTGTGAGCATTATTCCACAGAATTGGAAGCGGTGGTGATGAAATGCCTCCACAAGAACCCAGCTAACCGATTTGCAACAGTAGAAGAACTCAATCTTGCTTTGCAAGCTGCTGCCAAATCCGTCACAAACACTATTAATTTACCCAAAAAAGCTACCGGGCAATCACAACCCTCCTATAATCAGGGTTCAAACAACGAAACTGTTCCCAGACAATCAAACGACGACACCGTTTACCGTCCCCCATCTGCATATAATCAGGGTTCAAATCACGAAACTGTTCCCAGACAATCGAACGACGACACCGTTCTCCGCCCTCCATCTGCATATAATCAGGGTTCAAATCACGAAACTGTTCCCAGACAATCAAACGACGACACCGTTCTCCGCCCTCCATCTGCATATAATCAGGGTTCGAATCACGAAACTATTCCCAGACAATTTAACCCGATTGAGCAAAACCAATCTGAGGAAACAGTTCCTCCCCTTCAGCCTGGATACAACCAAGGTTCAAATCACGAAACAGTTCCGAGGCAGTTTAACCCAGTTGAGCAAAGTCCACAGAGTCCTGTGAATAATCCCAACCCCAGAAAACCGGACGTGACCTTGTATCAACCAAGACCTGGAGCTAATCAAGGTGGACAACAAGTGCCACCAGATAAAACATTGTTTCAACCGCGACCTGGGGCTAATCAAGGTAGACAACAGGTACCACCAGATAAGACATTATTTCAACCGCGACCTGGGGCTAATCAAGGCGGACAACAGGTACCGCCAGATAAGACATTATTTCAACCGCGACCTGGGGCTAATCAAGGCGGACAACAAGTGCCACCAGATAAGACATTATTTCAACCGCGACCTGGGGCTAATCAAGGCGGACAACAAGTGCCACCAGATAAGACATTGTTTCAACCGCGACCTGGAGCGAATCAAGATAGACCACAAGTACCGCCAGATGTGACATTGTATCAACCACGGTCTGCATCCAGTCAAGGCAGACGACAAGTACCACTAGATGACACTATTTACCAACCAAAGCTAAGTGAGCAGCTAGCTACGAAAATTACTCCCAATTTTTTGCGAATCTTGGGAGTAGTGTTGGCCATTGGGCTGACTTTAGCCTTGGTGGCCTATATTTATACTCAATCTCGTAAAGAACCTAGCAACCAGGAAAGTTTACCTAATAGCGATCGCATTCAGAACTAA
- a CDS encoding SDR family oxidoreductase, whose product MPKSKDKKEKTLQPPQQQEVPGVESEMTPKPKADDAQYRGSGKLQDKVALITGADSGIGRAVAIAFAKEGADVAILYLNEHDDAKETKHLVEKQGRRAVTIAGDIGDETFCQQAIQQTVGEFGKLDILINNAAEQHPKESIEEITKEQLERTFRTNIFSMFFMTKAALKHLQTGSAIINTTSVTAYKGSPQLLDYSSTKGAIVAFTRSLSQNLVSKGIRVNAVAPGPIWTPLIPSTFPEEKVENFGKQVPMQRAGQPEEVAPSYVYLASDDASYVSGQVLHVNGGEVVNG is encoded by the coding sequence ATGCCTAAATCAAAAGACAAAAAAGAGAAAACATTGCAGCCGCCACAGCAGCAAGAAGTACCAGGTGTTGAATCAGAAATGACACCAAAACCGAAAGCAGATGATGCCCAGTATCGAGGTAGTGGCAAATTACAAGATAAAGTAGCATTGATTACGGGTGCAGACAGTGGTATTGGTCGTGCTGTAGCGATCGCATTTGCTAAAGAAGGTGCAGATGTGGCTATCCTTTATCTGAATGAACACGATGATGCCAAAGAAACAAAACATTTGGTAGAAAAACAAGGTCGTCGGGCAGTAACTATCGCAGGCGATATTGGCGATGAAACTTTTTGTCAGCAAGCTATCCAACAAACAGTTGGTGAGTTTGGCAAACTCGATATTCTCATCAACAACGCCGCCGAACAACATCCTAAAGAAAGTATTGAAGAAATCACTAAAGAACAATTAGAGCGAACTTTCCGCACTAATATTTTCTCAATGTTTTTTATGACTAAAGCTGCACTCAAGCATTTGCAAACAGGCAGTGCTATCATCAATACCACATCGGTAACAGCTTATAAAGGTAGCCCACAACTGCTAGATTATTCTTCTACAAAAGGTGCGATCGTTGCTTTTACCCGCTCCTTATCACAAAATTTGGTGTCAAAAGGAATTCGCGTTAATGCTGTCGCGCCAGGGCCAATTTGGACACCTTTAATTCCCTCAACTTTCCCAGAAGAGAAAGTTGAGAATTTTGGGAAACAAGTACCAATGCAACGAGCCGGACAACCAGAAGAAGTTGCCCCCAGCTATGTATATCTAGCATCTGATGATGCTTCTTATGTCTCTGGACAAGTTCTGCACGTAAATGGTGGCGAAGTTGTCAATGGGTAA